The Mustela erminea isolate mMusErm1 chromosome 6, mMusErm1.Pri, whole genome shotgun sequence genome includes a region encoding these proteins:
- the NOL12 gene encoding nucleolar protein 12, whose protein sequence is MGRNKKKKRDGDDRRPRLVLSFDEEKRREYLTGFHKRKVERKKAAIEEIKHRLKEEQKKLREERHQEYLKMLAEREEALEEADELDRLVTAKTESVQYDHPNHTVTVTTISDLDLSGARLLELPPPEQGTGHRPEEEVSSTEKPTRALPRKSRDPLLSQRISALTASLHAHSRKKTKRKRPRRAPDSTKKPPSATRTSKTQRCRLTGMARHGAE, encoded by the exons ATGGGCCGCAACAAGAAGAAGAAGCGAGATGGCGACGACCGGCGGCCGCGGCTCGTTCTCAGCTTTGATGAAGAGAAGCGGCG GGAGTACCTGACTGGCTTCCATAAGAGGAAGGTAGAGCGGAAGAAGGCAGCCATTGAGGAGATCAAGCACCGGCtcaaggaggagcagaagaagctCCGGGAGGAG CGACATCAGGAATACTTGAAgatgctggcagagagagaggaggccctGG AGGAGGCAGATGAACTGGACAGGCTGGTGACGGCAAAGACAGAGTCGGTGCAGTATGACCACCCCAACCACACAGTCACCGTGACCACCATCAGCGACCTAGACCTCTCGGGGGCCCGCCTGCTGGAACTGCCTCCACCAGAG CAAGGGACTGGCCACAGGCCCGAGGAAGAGGTGTCCTCCACGGAAAAGCCGACCAGAGCCTTACCCCGGAAATCCAGAGATCCCCTCCTGTCCCAGCG GATCTCTGCTCTCACGGCGTCACTGCACGCACACAGCCGCAAGAAGACCAAGAGGAAACGTCCCCGACGGGCCCCGGACTCCACCAAGAAGCCCCCAAGTGCCACCCGTACGAGCAAGACCCAGCGCTGCCGGCTGACAGGCATGGCCCGGCACGGCGCAGAGTGA